In Vibrio echinoideorum, the following proteins share a genomic window:
- a CDS encoding efflux RND transporter periplasmic adaptor subunit produces MKKSLIVAILCSVSLNTFADDYVVGKLAPEKTVIVKSEVTGVVGQFNVDNGDTVTLESPLLSISKIDYSLNLELAKYDIDVKYAELETQEKQLQRYQSLLKSNGISKGNFEEQLRVTNISRAQYNISKTQYKIAERTLNKASLKAPFGGFITQRSVEVGQFISIGDPLYTIADLTKLTVQFYLLETDFDQFQKGDNVSVYIPSTEQTLSGTVSTFSPVKQDNDPGFLVKVTLDNTHNQLYPGMEAYVHFNEAVK; encoded by the coding sequence ATGAAAAAAAGCTTAATTGTTGCGATTCTTTGTTCAGTATCCCTCAACACATTCGCTGATGACTATGTCGTCGGTAAACTTGCTCCGGAAAAAACGGTTATAGTCAAAAGTGAAGTTACAGGAGTAGTCGGTCAATTCAACGTCGATAATGGTGATACCGTAACACTTGAATCACCACTACTTTCAATATCAAAAATTGATTATTCATTGAATTTGGAATTAGCGAAATACGACATAGACGTGAAGTATGCGGAGCTAGAAACTCAAGAGAAACAACTCCAACGTTACCAGTCCCTTTTGAAAAGTAATGGTATTTCTAAAGGTAACTTTGAAGAACAACTTCGTGTCACTAACATCAGTAGAGCTCAGTACAACATTAGTAAAACTCAATATAAAATAGCCGAGCGCACACTCAATAAAGCATCACTAAAAGCACCATTTGGCGGCTTTATTACCCAACGTTCAGTTGAAGTAGGTCAATTTATCTCTATAGGTGACCCTCTTTATACCATTGCCGACTTAACAAAATTAACAGTTCAATTTTACCTCTTAGAAACTGATTTTGACCAATTTCAAAAAGGTGACAATGTGAGCGTTTATATTCCTTCAACGGAACAAACCTTATCAGGAACAGTGTCAACATTCTCTCCAGTAAAGCAAGATAACGACCCTGGGTTCTTGGTTAAAGTAACACTAGATAATACCCACAACCAGCTTTATCCAGGAATGGAAGCGTATGTACACTTCAATGAGGCGGTGAAATGA
- a CDS encoding efflux RND transporter permease subunit, protein MNKLISLLLERRFAAKLLTLFIITIGAWTASNLPLAEKPRFDMREGNIVTTYPGATALDIESNVTSKIEKELLSISGIKRFTSTSENGVSDIAFELNTNVSDSNAVYQDIRDAIARVSDLPLGVTDAPMLSIKKSYSLDFMVVGISGDVPYGVLRDKAKNLELQLRRLDGIGEVHAIDLRTPEFIIQLEPISLKRYGLTIDDVATIIAERNVLISGGRLEELKDNPELVTSEELNKLQSLQELFISFSPSLQLKDVTSDIVDGFEKGSSYGSINGEKSILFDLRTNETADVIKTSQAVKALLEQEEFNLGEQYTLAIGSDLSADIQEKATIVQNNGLIGLALVLVVLALFLNKRVAFWVAISIPVCIFGTLAALPFFGQILDVFTLSALILIIGIIVDDAVVVSDKIVSLVEEGHDIDYAVVEGVKSVFPAVLASILSTMVAFIPLLFFPGNTGNLMYVIPLTVVIALCFSFLDALFFIPAHLKGVLKKGASLKQEQRLNFNAMNKVIAVTISHYKLVLPLAVISMLAVSALSYKNISYLFFPTDGAYLIEVQAEADPELSLDDVWQQTQKLEVIFKATPEVSYWFGEVGSPTSSWVLSLTPPNDRERLAEQIVEDWENQIQAIEGLSQVEFDIDGGGPPVGRPIDLRVVGGKDEGRQQLADDLTLYLSSLDGTRRVKRDTSEPSPQIEVKLQHRWLKYYGISATQVGDIIKYAIEGQRVTRIFNGKEEMHFRVTLEDNDKTLLELDNIAVRAQDGRLVPLKELVRWKYSEATATIDHFNSERVIRVSSSVDSTLTDPISVFEQVQAEFTNKDYGGARIVPMGQILETQEAQTGFIIAITLALIGIAIILLLLFDNIIESLIVLAVIPFGIGGALFILFLHNQVLSFFSIIGMIALIGIMVNNSLVLVWHLKDSKNDRKVLSTVDFVIKGTQSRARAISLTTITTVAGLIPLAYGFGGYDNYMSPMALVVGWGCVISLIVTLTIVPSIYLWVTRLTEHQNQDSTDLRSNQELNIVNTKT, encoded by the coding sequence ATGAATAAGTTGATATCACTCCTTCTTGAACGTAGGTTTGCTGCAAAACTACTGACATTATTCATTATTACGATTGGAGCTTGGACAGCTTCTAACCTTCCATTGGCTGAAAAGCCTCGCTTTGATATGAGAGAAGGTAACATTGTTACCACTTACCCAGGAGCCACCGCACTTGATATAGAAAGCAACGTAACCAGTAAAATTGAAAAAGAATTATTGTCGATCTCTGGTATAAAGCGTTTTACCTCGACCTCAGAGAATGGTGTGTCGGACATTGCTTTTGAACTCAATACTAATGTGTCTGACTCCAATGCAGTGTATCAAGATATCCGAGATGCCATAGCTCGTGTTTCCGACCTCCCTTTAGGCGTGACTGACGCTCCAATGTTATCTATCAAAAAATCATACAGCTTAGATTTTATGGTTGTAGGTATTTCTGGAGACGTCCCGTACGGCGTATTACGAGATAAAGCCAAAAACCTTGAATTACAACTCAGACGCTTAGATGGTATTGGTGAAGTTCACGCTATCGACCTACGCACACCAGAGTTCATCATCCAGTTAGAGCCAATTTCCCTTAAACGGTATGGTCTGACTATTGATGACGTTGCGACTATTATTGCAGAAAGAAACGTTCTGATTAGTGGTGGTCGACTCGAAGAACTTAAAGATAATCCCGAACTAGTTACCAGTGAAGAGCTCAATAAACTTCAATCACTACAAGAGTTGTTCATCTCTTTTAGCCCAAGCTTACAGCTTAAGGACGTGACAAGTGACATTGTGGATGGTTTTGAAAAAGGGTCATCTTATGGGTCAATTAATGGTGAAAAGAGCATTCTTTTTGACTTACGAACCAATGAGACCGCGGATGTCATTAAAACATCTCAAGCAGTTAAAGCATTACTAGAGCAAGAGGAATTTAACTTAGGAGAACAGTACACTCTCGCGATTGGCTCAGATCTATCCGCTGACATTCAAGAGAAAGCTACTATTGTACAAAACAATGGTCTAATCGGTTTGGCATTAGTACTTGTTGTACTCGCGCTTTTTCTAAATAAGCGTGTCGCATTTTGGGTCGCTATTTCAATTCCTGTTTGTATATTCGGAACATTAGCGGCACTGCCATTTTTCGGCCAGATCCTCGATGTATTCACCCTATCAGCTCTGATTTTAATCATTGGTATCATCGTTGATGATGCCGTTGTAGTAAGCGACAAGATCGTCTCATTAGTCGAAGAAGGTCATGATATAGATTACGCAGTTGTAGAAGGCGTGAAAAGTGTTTTCCCGGCAGTTTTAGCTAGTATTTTATCGACTATGGTCGCTTTTATTCCATTGCTATTTTTTCCGGGAAACACTGGTAACTTAATGTACGTGATCCCCCTCACTGTTGTGATCGCTCTGTGTTTCTCTTTCTTAGACGCATTATTTTTCATCCCTGCTCATTTGAAAGGTGTTCTAAAAAAAGGCGCCTCTCTCAAGCAAGAGCAACGCTTGAACTTTAACGCCATGAACAAAGTCATTGCAGTTACCATCTCTCATTATAAGTTAGTGCTGCCACTAGCCGTTATTTCAATGTTAGCGGTTAGTGCTTTATCGTATAAAAACATCAGCTATTTGTTTTTTCCAACGGACGGTGCTTACTTAATTGAAGTTCAAGCTGAAGCTGACCCAGAGCTTTCACTTGACGATGTATGGCAACAAACGCAGAAGCTTGAAGTTATTTTCAAAGCAACGCCAGAAGTCAGCTATTGGTTTGGTGAGGTAGGCTCACCAACTAGTAGTTGGGTTCTATCACTAACCCCACCAAATGATCGTGAAAGATTGGCAGAGCAAATCGTTGAAGATTGGGAAAATCAAATCCAAGCAATCGAAGGGCTAAGCCAAGTTGAGTTTGATATTGATGGCGGCGGACCACCAGTTGGTCGTCCCATCGATCTTCGAGTTGTCGGTGGCAAAGATGAAGGCAGGCAACAACTTGCTGATGATCTTACTCTCTACCTTAGCTCACTTGACGGAACACGCCGTGTTAAACGTGACACTAGTGAGCCCAGCCCACAGATTGAAGTTAAATTGCAACACCGCTGGTTAAAGTACTATGGTATCAGTGCCACTCAAGTAGGTGACATCATAAAATACGCAATTGAAGGGCAACGTGTTACTCGTATTTTCAACGGTAAAGAGGAAATGCATTTTCGCGTTACTTTAGAAGATAACGATAAAACGCTACTAGAACTAGACAACATAGCTGTAAGAGCTCAAGACGGTCGCCTAGTGCCTCTAAAAGAACTCGTACGTTGGAAGTACAGTGAAGCTACCGCTACTATTGACCACTTTAATAGTGAAAGAGTCATTCGAGTGTCTTCTAGTGTTGACTCTACATTAACCGATCCAATATCGGTTTTTGAGCAGGTTCAAGCTGAATTTACTAACAAGGATTACGGTGGTGCACGCATTGTGCCTATGGGGCAAATTTTAGAAACTCAAGAGGCTCAAACTGGCTTTATCATCGCTATTACTTTAGCTCTTATCGGGATAGCTATAATTTTACTCTTGTTATTTGATAACATCATCGAGTCATTAATTGTCCTAGCTGTTATCCCGTTTGGTATCGGTGGTGCCCTATTTATCCTATTCTTGCATAATCAAGTTCTAAGTTTTTTCTCTATCATAGGGATGATTGCCCTAATTGGGATTATGGTGAACAACAGTTTAGTTCTAGTCTGGCACCTAAAAGATAGTAAAAATGATCGGAAAGTACTTTCTACGGTAGATTTTGTGATCAAAGGAACGCAAAGCCGAGCAAGAGCTATAAGTTTAACGACGATCACAACAGTTGCTGGCTTAATCCCACTTGCGTATGGTTTTGGAGGCTATGATAACTATATGTCACCAATGGCACTAGTTGTTGGTTGGGGGTGTGTAATTTCCTTGATTGTCACTTTAACTATTGTTCCTTCAATCTATTTATGGGTCACAAGATTAACAGAGCACCAAAACCAAGACTCCACCGATTTACGAAGTAATCAAGAACTAAATATTGTAAACACTAAGACATAG
- a CDS encoding IS3 family transposase (programmed frameshift) encodes MTTKKTRIKHAPEFKAEALKLAEKVGVAAAARQLSLYESQIYGWRKAVKKDAKISDREKELATENAKLKRLLAEQAEELDIGKKGRHLLREKSKVDCYEFMLEHLMQYKVVRMAKVFGVSRSGFYYWIDNRHKVTQRNEHRKQLDSKVREVFDDKKERDGARRIQKELEENGNKHDVKTIAASMRRQGLVAKAARKFKCTTDSKHRLPVAPNLLEQDFNATAPNQKWAGDITYLATSEGWMYLAVVIDLYSRQVVGWSMSTRMTATLVCDALSMALFRRGMPEEVIIHSDRGSQYCSKDYRDLIAAHNLKQSMSRKGNCWDNACVESFFHSMKVEAVQYESIMTREEMRQALFEYIEVDYNRTRRHSALGYLSPVNFEKQYVA; translated from the exons ATGACAACTAAGAAAACACGAATTAAACATGCTCCTGAATTTAAAGCCGAAGCGCTTAAGTTAGCAGAGAAAGTCGGTGTCGCTGCCGCCGCACGACAGCTTTCGCTATATGAATCTCAAATTTATGGGTGGCGTAAAGCCGTCAAAAAAGATGCGAAAATCAGCGATAGAGAAAAGGAACTAGCCACTGAAAATGCCAAACTCAAACGATTATTGGCAGAGCAAGCTGAAGAGCTAGATATCG GTAAAAAAGGCCGCCACCTACTTCGCGAAAAATCTAAAGTAGATTGCTATGAGTTTATGCTCGAACACCTGATGCAGTATAAGGTTGTCCGTATGGCTAAGGTGTTTGGGGTTTCTCGAAGTGGGTTTTATTATTGGATTGATAATCGGCATAAAGTCACCCAACGCAACGAACACCGAAAGCAGCTTGATAGCAAAGTTCGTGAAGTCTTTGATGATAAAAAGGAGCGTGATGGTGCAAGGCGCATTCAAAAAGAACTTGAAGAAAATGGTAATAAACACGATGTAAAAACCATCGCCGCGAGCATGAGGCGTCAGGGGTTAGTTGCGAAGGCCGCCCGTAAATTCAAATGTACGACAGACAGTAAGCATAGACTTCCTGTAGCCCCGAATTTGCTTGAGCAAGACTTTAATGCGACAGCACCAAACCAAAAATGGGCTGGAGATATCACTTATCTAGCGACAAGCGAAGGCTGGATGTATTTAGCCGTTGTTATCGACTTGTACTCACGGCAAGTAGTTGGTTGGTCAATGAGTACCAGAATGACCGCAACTCTGGTCTGTGATGCGCTATCAATGGCATTGTTCCGCAGAGGCATGCCAGAAGAAGTGATTATCCATAGTGATAGAGGTAGCCAATATTGTTCAAAAGACTACCGCGACTTAATCGCAGCTCATAATCTAAAGCAAAGTATGAGTAGGAAGGGAAATTGCTGGGACAACGCTTGTGTTGAAAGCTTTTTCCACTCAATGAAAGTAGAAGCCGTCCAATACGAGTCGATAATGACCCGAGAAGAGATGCGTCAAGCACTCTTTGAATACATCGAAGTTGATTATAATCGAACAAGAAGGCACAGTGCTCTTGGGTATCTAAGCCCAGTTAACTTTGAAAAACAATATGTCGCTTAA
- a CDS encoding TonB-dependent receptor domain-containing protein produces MKLSYTALSIATALSVGVAHAETEVPTFYLEKITVIGSRISSPADTSQSIDTISENEIRNSNAQSLTDVFKNSPNVEVIGGPTSSVKSLSIRGLDQHHATVTIDGARQSYSHSKKGSWAIAPSFLKSATVTNGTSSGAAAGGIKLEFLSAQDLLKYGQSFGGMVRSGYRSNNEQTNISASLYGVNDNFDWLFSVLDSTREPYSIGGGYSANGEDSYYKTAGENQSYLFKSGYNLTEAQRVELSVYLDNSDWNQVRQDYGLNTRDYTNAVLTYSNNPSSNDWLDLHANAYINQVDNYTVEYTDVTEAIASDTQDVTDDSYGFSLTNNTISNQLFKETLFHYGLSGHFTTHTGTIKTLDNGSWVDESAQSEPSAKSHLLATWLNAQMTIGNGLTITPSLRYDEFYVESKNAEFEGEALLRNGRTENQWSTGLRISQQFTDQLELFVAYDEALTAPQISQLFTSGRGFKPNPNLKSERSQNKEIGITFDNDSTFSPSDNLLVKINVFQNDIKDYIGTDYTDNNYKDGVKVNRDQIRLRGGELLTQYSYENWDASASYAMTIGEDKKTGLYLSDIPSDKFIFSLNNQINNEWLLGGAVTHALERHRVPTASIESGGIIVPIPESERQSVPSWTTVDLYAEYIPSNLEDMILSMSITNLFDEAYAIQNDSGANTKAEYYEEGRSLNIDLSYQF; encoded by the coding sequence ATGAAATTATCTTACACCGCTTTATCTATTGCCACAGCGTTATCAGTTGGAGTAGCCCATGCTGAAACAGAGGTTCCAACATTCTACTTAGAAAAAATTACTGTTATTGGTTCCAGAATAAGTAGCCCAGCAGATACGTCTCAATCCATCGATACGATATCTGAGAATGAAATTCGAAATAGTAATGCACAGTCACTCACTGATGTATTCAAAAATTCTCCAAATGTTGAAGTCATCGGCGGTCCTACATCTTCTGTCAAGAGCCTTTCAATCCGCGGGCTAGATCAACACCATGCAACTGTCACTATTGACGGAGCGAGACAAAGCTATTCTCATTCAAAAAAAGGAAGCTGGGCTATTGCCCCTAGCTTTTTAAAAAGTGCAACGGTTACAAACGGAACCTCTTCGGGCGCTGCGGCAGGAGGCATTAAATTAGAGTTTCTATCTGCGCAAGACTTATTGAAATACGGTCAGTCATTTGGGGGAATGGTGAGAAGCGGATACCGGAGCAATAATGAGCAAACCAATATTTCAGCATCATTATATGGTGTTAATGACAACTTTGACTGGTTGTTTTCAGTACTAGATAGCACTCGTGAGCCATACAGCATTGGTGGTGGTTATTCGGCGAATGGAGAAGACAGTTACTATAAAACAGCAGGAGAAAACCAGTCTTATCTATTTAAATCAGGCTACAATCTTACTGAGGCACAGAGGGTTGAACTTAGCGTTTACTTGGACAACTCAGACTGGAATCAAGTCCGTCAAGACTATGGACTCAATACCCGCGATTATACCAATGCTGTATTGACCTACAGCAATAACCCTTCTAGCAATGATTGGTTAGATTTACACGCGAATGCTTATATCAACCAAGTTGACAATTACACGGTTGAGTATACAGATGTTACAGAAGCAATAGCTTCAGATACCCAAGACGTTACCGATGATTCATACGGTTTTAGTCTGACTAACAACACTATATCAAACCAACTATTTAAAGAAACCTTATTTCACTACGGGCTATCTGGTCACTTCACTACTCACACAGGTACGATCAAAACCCTAGATAATGGCAGCTGGGTTGACGAGTCAGCCCAAAGTGAACCCTCCGCAAAATCCCATTTACTTGCTACGTGGTTGAATGCTCAAATGACCATTGGTAATGGTTTGACGATTACTCCGAGCTTACGTTATGACGAGTTCTACGTAGAGTCTAAAAATGCAGAATTTGAAGGCGAAGCTCTTTTACGCAATGGTCGAACAGAAAACCAATGGTCAACGGGTTTACGAATTAGCCAACAGTTTACTGACCAACTAGAATTATTTGTTGCTTACGATGAAGCCTTAACCGCACCCCAAATTTCTCAGTTATTTACATCAGGTCGTGGATTTAAGCCGAATCCAAATCTCAAATCAGAGCGTTCTCAAAACAAAGAAATAGGAATCACATTTGACAATGATTCTACATTCAGTCCGAGCGATAACTTACTAGTAAAAATCAATGTTTTCCAAAACGATATTAAAGATTATATCGGTACCGATTATACCGATAACAACTATAAAGATGGCGTTAAAGTAAACCGAGATCAAATACGTTTACGAGGTGGTGAATTATTAACTCAGTATTCCTACGAGAATTGGGATGCGTCGGCATCTTACGCCATGACCATAGGTGAAGATAAAAAAACAGGTCTTTATTTATCTGATATACCGTCTGACAAATTCATATTTAGTCTCAATAATCAAATAAACAATGAGTGGTTACTCGGGGGAGCTGTAACACATGCCCTTGAGCGCCATCGAGTTCCAACAGCTTCGATAGAAAGTGGTGGGATAATTGTTCCTATCCCTGAAAGTGAACGTCAAAGTGTTCCTTCATGGACAACCGTTGATTTATATGCGGAGTACATACCTTCAAATCTTGAAGACATGATTCTATCAATGTCAATTACTAACTTATTTGACGAAGCTTACGCCATTCAAAACGACAGTGGAGCAAATACGAAAGCTGAATATTACGAAGAAGGCCGAAGCCTGAATATTGATTTGTCTTATCAATTCTAA
- a CDS encoding heme/hemin ABC transporter substrate-binding protein → MKKINYLLLFFCSLSVAVNASERIISSGSNITEIIYALGAGDQVIGSDKTSTSPSEAKANAILGHPSQLSIEGIISLRPTLFISDDKYLDTTLNHRLERSGTKTLILKQARNINELNTQIQEISDFLNRSEQGEILIKSLAAELNELSRLRATRKPPFRKAIFLYGKDSLLIAGKKTPVDFLMNMAGVINPASFEGVKPMTPESIIIINPDVIITVDKALSNDSDKDRFFSIPAISATPAGKNRRITTIPISHTNLGINTMKTAKKLFIEIYGK, encoded by the coding sequence ATGAAAAAAATAAATTATTTATTATTGTTTTTTTGTTCACTTTCTGTCGCTGTAAACGCTAGCGAACGTATCATCTCATCAGGGAGTAATATAACTGAAATCATATATGCCCTAGGAGCTGGTGATCAGGTTATAGGGTCGGATAAAACAAGCACATCCCCATCGGAAGCAAAGGCGAATGCAATATTAGGCCATCCGAGTCAACTATCCATAGAAGGTATTATCTCTCTACGACCCACCTTATTTATTAGTGATGATAAATATTTAGATACTACTTTGAACCATCGACTAGAGCGTTCAGGAACAAAAACACTCATCCTAAAGCAAGCAAGAAACATCAATGAACTAAACACCCAAATACAGGAAATATCTGACTTTTTAAATAGGTCAGAACAGGGGGAAATTCTTATTAAAAGTTTAGCAGCCGAGTTAAATGAATTATCAAGACTCAGAGCGACAAGAAAGCCTCCCTTTCGCAAAGCTATTTTCCTTTATGGTAAAGACTCACTTTTAATAGCTGGAAAAAAAACACCCGTTGATTTTCTCATGAATATGGCCGGAGTGATTAACCCTGCAAGCTTTGAGGGCGTCAAGCCTATGACACCAGAATCAATCATAATAATTAACCCTGATGTAATTATTACAGTTGATAAAGCACTTTCTAACGACAGCGATAAAGATCGATTTTTCAGTATCCCAGCAATTTCAGCAACACCAGCGGGAAAAAACAGAAGAATCACAACGATTCCAATTTCACATACCAATCTTGGAATTAACACCATGAAAACGGCTAAAAAGCTATTCATAGAAATATATGGAAAATAA
- a CDS encoding O-methyltransferase — MKYLNFTDALNQYVTNHNNQDDELLSTLREVTYQKTGRKMMISSDQAQFLRTLLALYQPKKVLEIGVFTGYSSTVIARSIPSDAHITACDINEEWTTIAKEYWRRADVINKISLLLGDASQTLTSLIEAGNSKSFDLAFIDADKVNYDTYYEKSYQLLKSGGVIIIDNVLWKGTVAQPERHDKDISALRQLNDKVAKDTRVESTLLPIGDGMLLIVKK, encoded by the coding sequence ATGAAATACTTAAATTTTACTGATGCACTGAATCAATATGTAACCAATCACAATAATCAAGACGACGAATTGTTATCAACCCTGCGAGAAGTTACCTATCAAAAGACTGGACGTAAGATGATGATATCATCAGATCAAGCACAATTCTTGCGAACATTACTAGCACTCTATCAGCCCAAAAAAGTCTTAGAAATTGGGGTTTTTACCGGATACAGTTCGACTGTGATAGCGAGGTCTATACCTAGTGATGCTCATATTACTGCATGTGATATCAACGAAGAATGGACAACAATCGCTAAAGAATATTGGCGAAGAGCAGATGTAATAAACAAAATATCATTGTTGCTAGGAGATGCGTCTCAAACCTTAACCTCCTTGATTGAAGCTGGCAATTCAAAATCATTCGACCTTGCATTTATTGACGCAGACAAAGTTAATTATGACACCTATTACGAAAAATCTTATCAGTTATTAAAAAGTGGTGGAGTAATCATTATTGATAACGTTCTTTGGAAAGGTACCGTAGCTCAACCTGAGCGACATGACAAAGACATATCTGCATTACGTCAATTAAACGATAAAGTGGCTAAAGATACTCGTGTTGAATCCACGCTCCTCCCTATAGGGGATGGAATGCTATTAATTGTTAAAAAATGA
- a CDS encoding c-type cytochrome, with protein sequence MNLKDFLVITSLAFSSVAVADNSIIGAPKWATPERGIANENNIQDTDKKQKLLGSNLQYSQNEIDDKFSAPDWFPEQHDPMPEIVQFGKKPKVWACASCHLASGLGHPESSTLSGLSETYMVQQLEAFASGKRVDYSGHMNRMAALLTKAEMQEVSKWFASLKTASVITVKEVQFVPKTYVDETRMRQIDLSKPNEEPIGSQIIEVPKDKTTIHKRAPYGEFISYVPVGSIQRGEALVKTGNGKTIPCASCHGAKLDGSTIGPAIAGNFGIYTVRQLHGFKGGTRNSSQSVMMAPVVASLSDSDIVDIAAYLSSLPL encoded by the coding sequence ATGAATTTAAAAGATTTTCTGGTAATCACAAGCCTTGCTTTCAGCTCAGTGGCAGTGGCAGACAACTCTATTATTGGAGCACCCAAATGGGCGACTCCCGAAAGAGGAATTGCTAATGAAAACAACATTCAAGATACAGATAAAAAGCAAAAACTGTTAGGAAGTAATCTACAATATTCGCAAAATGAAATCGATGACAAATTCAGTGCTCCCGATTGGTTTCCAGAACAACATGATCCAATGCCGGAAATCGTCCAGTTTGGTAAAAAGCCTAAAGTATGGGCTTGTGCTTCATGCCATCTAGCGTCGGGGTTAGGCCACCCTGAATCATCTACTTTGTCCGGATTATCTGAAACTTATATGGTTCAACAATTGGAAGCTTTTGCCTCAGGAAAGCGTGTAGATTATTCTGGCCACATGAACAGAATGGCGGCATTGCTCACAAAGGCAGAGATGCAAGAAGTGTCTAAATGGTTTGCAAGCCTCAAGACCGCCTCCGTGATAACTGTTAAAGAAGTTCAATTTGTTCCAAAAACCTATGTTGACGAAACTAGAATGCGTCAGATAGATCTAAGCAAACCAAACGAAGAACCAATCGGTAGCCAGATCATTGAAGTACCCAAGGATAAAACGACTATTCACAAAAGAGCCCCTTACGGAGAGTTCATTAGCTATGTACCTGTAGGCAGTATTCAGCGCGGCGAAGCCTTGGTAAAAACGGGCAACGGAAAAACAATCCCTTGCGCAAGTTGTCATGGTGCAAAATTAGATGGATCAACCATCGGGCCTGCTATTGCAGGTAACTTCGGTATATATACTGTTCGTCAATTACATGGCTTTAAAGGTGGTACAAGAAACTCAAGTCAATCTGTGATGATGGCCCCTGTCGTTGCTTCGCTTTCAGACAGTGACATTGTTGATATTGCCGCTTACCTAAGTTCACTTCCGTTGTAA
- a CDS encoding HlyD family secretion protein produces the protein MKDTIYKYLIYIVFLSTVFFSIFLVTSDNLSPFTTQASLHRNIANIAPEVSGVITHVLVKNGQQIHIEEPLFNIDSAGYEIMVKQAQAELHQAQEADSAKWQELVVAEQILSQREFEYINVNRKYSRNKALLSKGLITLQDLDNTLTDKKVANSAIEASNAEVKRIQAELSNQNHTAAIELAEAKLANATLDLEHTQVISKTQGVITNLQLQAGSYITQGTSALFVIDEKNAWVSADFNEKGLDKLTVGRPVFVVFDALPGRVFEGTIQNQERAIRDTENANGQLSSVTNDSRWIREQQKVRTRIKVNELNPVLISGSRASVIVQSNNTILSYIGNVWIHLVAMFRYIY, from the coding sequence TTGAAAGATACTATATATAAATATTTAATTTACATCGTATTTTTATCAACAGTTTTTTTCTCCATATTTTTAGTTACATCGGACAACCTTTCTCCTTTTACTACTCAAGCATCGCTACATCGTAACATTGCTAATATTGCTCCTGAAGTCTCTGGCGTAATTACGCATGTATTGGTAAAAAATGGGCAACAAATACATATTGAAGAACCATTATTTAACATAGATTCAGCAGGTTATGAAATAATGGTCAAGCAGGCTCAAGCTGAATTACATCAAGCTCAAGAAGCCGATTCCGCAAAGTGGCAAGAACTTGTAGTAGCAGAACAAATACTCAGTCAACGAGAGTTTGAATATATCAATGTCAATCGAAAATACTCACGAAATAAAGCATTATTGAGTAAAGGCTTAATTACATTGCAAGATTTAGATAATACTCTTACAGACAAAAAAGTTGCTAACAGTGCAATTGAAGCCTCAAATGCTGAGGTAAAACGCATTCAAGCTGAATTGTCGAATCAAAATCATACAGCCGCGATTGAGCTAGCTGAAGCTAAACTCGCCAATGCAACGCTAGATCTTGAACACACCCAAGTCATATCAAAGACTCAAGGCGTCATAACCAACCTACAATTACAAGCAGGCAGTTATATTACTCAAGGAACTTCCGCTTTATTCGTAATAGACGAAAAAAATGCGTGGGTAAGTGCTGATTTTAATGAAAAAGGCTTAGATAAACTAACTGTAGGACGACCTGTCTTTGTGGTGTTTGACGCCTTGCCTGGACGGGTATTTGAAGGAACTATTCAAAATCAAGAGCGTGCAATTCGAGATACAGAAAACGCCAATGGACAACTATCTAGCGTCACCAACGATTCACGTTGGATCCGCGAACAACAAAAAGTACGTACCCGAATTAAAGTAAATGAACTCAACCCTGTTCTCATCTCTGGATCTCGCGCGAGCGTCATTGTACAAAGTAACAATACGATCCTCAGCTACATTGGAAATGTATGGATACATTTAGTTGCAATGTTCAGATACATTTACTAA